In Chryseobacterium shigense, the following proteins share a genomic window:
- the gldG gene encoding gliding motility-associated ABC transporter substrate-binding protein GldG, with product MKKFDIKSPLGIFLIAVVPLVILLTFSGIRLDLTKEKRYTLSDNTVKVLESVKKPLTVDVYLEGDFPASFKQLQSETKFMLEEFRKINPKIDFKFIDPIKTKMSQDTLMAMGMQPSVLPDVKDGKISQITLFPYAVIKYDKRGVSIPLVVQQAGIDADQQLTRSIEGLEYSLVSNIKNIAADKRKKVGILVNHDELGPEEFHSFMQLALENYDAGPVIPKNQTELTLQDLPLLKQMSALVIAKPRKAFTDNEKVILDQFIMNGGKTLWMIDAVNAEMDTLTRSQKVMPFPVDINMTDFFFNYGIRINPALVKDVKKFALLKLVTGEVGGNPQYTSLPWPYFPLGIAENDNPITKNINPVKFEFPTSIDTLGGRKNIKTKVLFESSERTLLKQVPNYVDLKEIASVDSLGQMEKPSTPKIFAVALEGKFSSAYASRIERKGYPGFKSQSPENKMIIIADGDVGRNKMHKGEPLPMGIDRLTNQEFGNEQFLRNALDYLLDDSNLMALRNRNIEERLLDRNRVTEEKANWQWLNLLLPLVVIGLLGGLFFWMRKRKFG from the coding sequence TTTGATATTAAATCCCCATTAGGAATTTTCTTAATTGCCGTTGTACCTTTGGTTATCCTGCTTACATTTTCCGGAATCAGGCTGGATTTAACCAAAGAAAAAAGATATACCCTTTCCGATAATACTGTAAAAGTGCTGGAATCTGTAAAGAAACCGCTCACAGTAGACGTTTACCTTGAAGGTGATTTCCCTGCAAGCTTTAAGCAGCTTCAGAGCGAAACCAAATTCATGCTGGAAGAGTTCAGAAAGATCAATCCGAAAATAGATTTTAAATTTATTGATCCCATTAAAACAAAGATGTCCCAGGATACTTTGATGGCCATGGGAATGCAGCCTTCGGTTCTTCCGGATGTTAAAGACGGAAAGATTTCGCAGATCACACTTTTTCCTTATGCCGTTATAAAATACGATAAAAGAGGAGTTTCTATCCCTCTGGTTGTACAGCAGGCAGGAATAGATGCCGATCAGCAGCTTACAAGATCTATCGAAGGCCTGGAATACAGCCTTGTTTCCAACATCAAGAATATTGCAGCAGACAAGAGAAAGAAAGTAGGAATCCTTGTCAATCATGATGAACTTGGACCGGAAGAATTTCACAGCTTCATGCAGCTGGCACTGGAAAACTACGATGCAGGTCCTGTAATTCCAAAAAACCAGACAGAACTTACCCTGCAGGATCTTCCTTTACTTAAGCAAATGAGTGCTTTGGTCATTGCAAAGCCAAGAAAAGCATTCACAGATAATGAAAAAGTGATTCTTGACCAGTTCATTATGAATGGAGGAAAGACACTTTGGATGATCGATGCCGTTAACGCTGAAATGGATACACTGACAAGATCCCAAAAAGTAATGCCTTTTCCTGTGGACATCAATATGACTGATTTCTTTTTCAATTACGGGATCAGGATCAATCCGGCACTGGTAAAAGATGTAAAGAAATTTGCTCTTCTTAAACTGGTAACCGGTGAAGTGGGAGGGAATCCGCAGTATACAAGCCTTCCGTGGCCGTATTTCCCGCTTGGAATTGCTGAAAATGATAATCCGATCACGAAAAATATCAACCCGGTAAAATTTGAATTCCCTACTTCCATTGATACTTTGGGTGGAAGAAAAAATATTAAAACAAAAGTTCTTTTTGAATCCAGTGAAAGAACACTTCTGAAGCAGGTTCCGAATTATGTCGACCTTAAAGAAATTGCAAGTGTGGACAGCCTCGGGCAAATGGAAAAGCCAAGTACGCCAAAAATATTTGCTGTTGCGCTGGAAGGGAAATTCAGTTCTGCTTATGCATCAAGAATTGAAAGAAAAGGTTATCCTGGCTTCAAAAGTCAGAGTCCCGAGAATAAAATGATCATTATTGCAGACGGAGATGTAGGAAGAAATAAAATGCACAAAGGTGAGCCGCTTCCGATGGGAATTGACCGCCTTACCAACCAGGAATTCGGGAACGAACAGTTTTTGAGAAATGCCCTGGATTATCTTCTGGACGACAGCAACCTGATGGCTCTCAGAAACAGGAATATTGAGGAAAGACTGTTGGACCGGAACCGTGTCACAGAAGAAAAAGCAAACTGGCAATGGCTGAATTTATTACTGCCTTTAGTGGTAATAGGCCTGCTGGGAGGATTATTCTTCTGGATGAGGAAAAGAAAGTTTGGATAA
- a CDS encoding hemin ABC transporter substrate-binding protein has protein sequence MKKLILAASILMAVYSCKKEEGAKKENTTEASSEAPKTNNKIVTLSGGITEIISALGHEKEIVGTDVTSTYPETLKATAKDLGHVRSMTIEPIMAVKPTLILASDKDINPELLGKIKSSGIKAEVFKQEYSVDGTKKLITDVAKAIGNTDYQKLNDKIDADLKQIQPIAKKPKVLFIYARGNMLMVSGKNTPMASLIGLAGGENAVNDFEDFKPLTPEAVVKANPDVLFFFSSGLQGAGGNEGALKMPGVAQTNAGKNKKIIAMDGGLVSGFGPRLGEAAVALNKLLIENTK, from the coding sequence ATGAAGAAATTAATCCTTGCAGCTTCCATCCTGATGGCAGTATACTCTTGCAAAAAAGAAGAAGGTGCTAAAAAAGAAAATACAACAGAAGCTTCTTCTGAAGCTCCGAAAACCAATAACAAAATTGTTACCCTGAGCGGTGGTATTACAGAAATTATAAGCGCACTGGGCCACGAAAAAGAAATCGTGGGAACAGACGTTACAAGTACATATCCTGAAACTCTGAAAGCTACAGCTAAGGATCTTGGGCATGTAAGATCCATGACAATTGAACCAATCATGGCCGTAAAACCAACCTTGATTTTAGCTTCAGATAAAGACATCAATCCTGAACTATTGGGAAAGATCAAATCTTCAGGGATTAAAGCTGAGGTTTTCAAACAGGAATATTCCGTAGACGGAACTAAAAAGCTGATTACTGATGTGGCAAAAGCTATCGGAAATACAGATTACCAGAAATTAAACGATAAAATTGATGCTGATTTAAAACAGATTCAGCCAATCGCTAAAAAACCAAAAGTATTGTTCATCTACGCAAGAGGAAACATGCTGATGGTTTCAGGAAAAAATACACCTATGGCCTCATTGATAGGTCTTGCAGGTGGTGAAAATGCAGTAAATGATTTCGAAGACTTCAAACCACTGACACCTGAAGCCGTTGTAAAAGCAAATCCGGATGTATTATTCTTCTTCTCAAGCGGATTACAGGGAGCCGGCGGAAACGAAGGAGCTCTTAAAATGCCGGGCGTTGCACAAACCAACGCAGGTAAAAATAAAAAGATCATCGCAATGGACGGAGGACTGGTTTCAGGTTTCGGACCTAGACTGGGAGAAGCAGCAGTAGCATTAAACAAACTTTTAATTGAGAACACAAAGTAA
- a CDS encoding DUF4268 domain-containing protein, protein MFSKQEAQQLKKEFWTAFGKSFPRKWILYDTKIKDLSFKFYADNKKAGVSLDIEMKDEIFRNAYYEKIWSLEDILKDFIGDFQKEEYFTLDNGKVISKIWVEKHNVSIFNKNTWQETFEFFWDKMDGFERFYYEYEDFIKDV, encoded by the coding sequence ATGTTCAGCAAACAAGAAGCACAGCAACTAAAAAAGGAGTTTTGGACGGCTTTTGGAAAGTCTTTTCCGAGAAAGTGGATCCTGTATGATACCAAGATCAAGGATCTGTCATTTAAATTTTATGCCGATAACAAAAAAGCCGGGGTTTCACTGGACATAGAGATGAAGGATGAAATTTTCCGGAATGCCTATTATGAAAAGATATGGTCTCTGGAAGATATTCTGAAAGATTTTATAGGAGACTTTCAGAAAGAGGAATATTTTACCCTTGATAACGGAAAGGTAATCAGTAAAATCTGGGTTGAAAAGCATAATGTTTCTATATTCAATAAAAATACCTGGCAGGAAACATTCGAATTTTTCTGGGATAAAATGGATGGTTTTGAGAGATTTTATTATGAATATGAAGATTTTATCAAAGATGTATAG
- a CDS encoding sulfite exporter TauE/SafE family protein: protein MIISRKIQIRLNVFFITAIILLITILSMYELGYMDELLNILAKDNYIFYWMLLVGVFAEIVAGSMGMGYGVICTTTLLFLNIPPHIVSASIHSAESFTTAAGSLSHIKLKNVSKTLVKKLAVPAVIGAIIGAVSLTYLGEYYSKITKTLIAFYTLYLGIQILSNAFKDKQNKALKKKTNLTRLGVIGGFIDAFAGGGWGPLVTGTLIKNAFTPRFAVGSSTVAKFILTITAAITFFLTLGIQHWNIILGLLIGGIITAPFSAMLTAKLPVKKMFLVIGILVIVMSSITIYKSVFK, encoded by the coding sequence ATGATAATTTCAAGAAAAATCCAGATAAGACTCAATGTATTCTTTATCACGGCCATTATCCTGCTGATCACCATTTTATCCATGTATGAACTGGGGTATATGGATGAGCTGCTGAATATTTTAGCTAAAGACAATTATATCTTTTACTGGATGCTGCTGGTTGGTGTATTTGCAGAAATTGTAGCCGGATCAATGGGAATGGGGTATGGGGTAATTTGTACAACAACCCTTTTGTTCCTGAATATTCCACCCCATATTGTGAGTGCCAGCATTCATTCTGCTGAAAGCTTTACAACGGCGGCAGGAAGCTTAAGCCATATCAAGCTTAAAAATGTAAGTAAAACCCTGGTTAAGAAACTGGCTGTTCCGGCAGTTATAGGAGCCATTATAGGTGCAGTAAGCCTTACTTATTTGGGAGAATATTATTCCAAAATCACGAAAACACTTATTGCTTTTTATACCCTTTATCTGGGAATTCAGATTCTTTCCAATGCATTTAAGGATAAACAGAATAAGGCTCTGAAAAAGAAAACCAATCTTACAAGACTTGGTGTAATTGGAGGTTTTATAGATGCTTTTGCCGGAGGTGGATGGGGCCCGTTGGTTACCGGAACCCTTATTAAAAATGCTTTCACTCCCAGATTTGCAGTTGGCAGCTCCACCGTTGCTAAATTTATACTGACCATCACTGCTGCCATTACGTTTTTCCTTACCCTTGGAATTCAGCACTGGAATATCATTCTTGGCCTTTTGATAGGCGGAATTATTACCGCTCCTTTTTCTGCTATGCTTACGGCAAAACTTCCTGTAAAGAAAATGTTTCTGGTGATCGGAATCCTTGTTATTGTGATGAGTTCCATAACTATTTATAAATCAGTTTTCAAATAA
- a CDS encoding T9SS-dependent choice-of-anchor J family protein — MKLKLLLGTLMFTAFTANAQVATINENFDSFTTGTSAAWPQNGWSKVVPPGAGPFIYADGTTDKHAQFYTLMSPNTAGYLISPQIVAPDGTKSLKFTYAMTTGSAGGGTLEVGLISAATTAGTATFTSISPVYSLNSATEQTVTITVPASANQYIAFKFTGSVQHAALQVDDVIYNAASTLAVSDHVKTKENVQFAVNSDNTALQFVYKKEPKNIQIYSAGAQKVSEGKVKGQQFNIAALQAGVYYIIIETAEGSVIKSKFIKK; from the coding sequence ATGAAATTAAAACTACTTCTAGGAACATTAATGTTTACGGCTTTTACAGCGAATGCACAAGTAGCGACGATTAATGAAAACTTTGATTCATTTACAACGGGTACGAGCGCAGCCTGGCCACAGAACGGATGGTCGAAGGTAGTTCCTCCCGGAGCCGGACCCTTTATATATGCAGACGGAACTACAGATAAGCATGCACAGTTCTATACACTGATGTCTCCCAATACTGCCGGATATCTTATCTCTCCTCAGATTGTTGCTCCCGATGGTACAAAATCACTGAAATTTACTTATGCAATGACAACAGGATCTGCCGGAGGAGGAACTCTGGAAGTAGGTCTTATTTCTGCAGCTACAACCGCAGGTACTGCAACTTTCACATCCATCAGCCCGGTTTATTCACTAAATTCTGCAACGGAGCAAACAGTAACCATCACTGTACCGGCATCTGCCAACCAGTATATTGCGTTTAAATTTACCGGTTCTGTACAGCATGCTGCCCTGCAGGTGGATGATGTTATTTATAATGCAGCATCTACTCTTGCCGTTTCAGACCATGTAAAAACTAAGGAGAATGTTCAGTTTGCTGTAAATTCGGATAATACGGCTTTACAGTTTGTATACAAAAAAGAACCTAAAAATATCCAGATTTACTCTGCAGGAGCTCAAAAAGTTTCTGAAGGTAAAGTAAAGGGACAGCAATTTAATATTGCAGCTCTTCAGGCTGGTGTTTACTATATCATTATTGAAACTGCTGAAGGTTCAGTAATAAAATCCAAGTTCATTAAAAAATAA
- a CDS encoding putative quinol monooxygenase — MNLHIIALFKFNENYLMEAVELFQNLVKETRKEEGCLQYDLIEDKDNKGTFFLIELWESVDHHNRHNGQDHLLDFRKDASKIMESSAEVYKGFKIY, encoded by the coding sequence ATGAATTTGCACATAATAGCGCTTTTTAAGTTTAATGAAAACTATCTGATGGAAGCTGTAGAGCTGTTTCAGAATCTTGTAAAAGAGACCAGAAAAGAAGAAGGATGCCTTCAGTATGACCTTATTGAAGACAAGGATAATAAAGGAACATTCTTTCTGATTGAGCTGTGGGAAAGTGTTGACCACCATAACAGGCACAACGGTCAGGACCATCTTCTGGACTTCCGTAAAGATGCTTCAAAAATCATGGAAAGCTCCGCTGAGGTGTACAAGGGGTTTAAGATTTATTAA
- a CDS encoding serine hydrolase domain-containing protein codes for MKGFLLLIAVYVLASCNAQKNRQFNIEKHIRESLNTEINTIYQQGIFNGFAVSVVDGESTLYQQGFGHSDVKSKKQYTDHTIQNIASVSKTFVGIALLKAQELGKLHLDDPVQKYLPFKVANPNFPQANITIRQLATHTSSITDNEFYLSKNYYLKQDQKLDGVKLNFDDEQIFNPSDSIIPMKSFLQNVLAENGKWNKNSFSSHQPGSMYEYSNVGTTLAAFIIEQATGKSFSDFTKEYILKPLQMNDSGWKFEDINFSKFSRLYENPETVLPYYHSITYPDGGLITSINDLSKYLSELIKGYNGNGTILTPESYREYFKPQLTAKNFTERNEQNPYSESYNTGIFIGYGYTGYIGHTGGDPGVMSILFFDPKNNLGRIMVFNTNFSDKKGNDAFYGIWNVLEKYQSKLRK; via the coding sequence ATGAAAGGATTTTTATTACTCATTGCCGTATATGTTTTAGCATCATGTAACGCACAGAAAAACAGACAGTTTAATATAGAAAAACATATCAGAGAATCTCTCAATACGGAAATAAACACCATATATCAACAGGGAATTTTCAACGGATTTGCTGTTTCTGTCGTTGATGGTGAATCTACACTTTATCAGCAGGGATTTGGCCATTCAGATGTAAAAAGTAAAAAGCAATATACCGATCATACGATTCAAAATATTGCTTCTGTTTCAAAGACCTTTGTCGGAATTGCCCTTCTTAAAGCACAGGAACTGGGAAAGCTGCATTTGGATGATCCTGTTCAGAAGTATTTGCCTTTCAAAGTGGCTAATCCGAACTTTCCTCAGGCCAATATCACCATCCGCCAATTAGCGACACATACCTCCTCGATCACTGACAATGAATTTTACCTTTCCAAAAACTATTATCTGAAACAGGATCAGAAGTTAGATGGCGTTAAACTTAATTTTGATGATGAACAGATTTTCAATCCTTCAGATTCAATTATTCCAATGAAATCATTTTTACAAAATGTACTCGCAGAAAACGGAAAATGGAATAAAAACAGCTTTTCATCACATCAGCCCGGAAGTATGTATGAATACTCCAACGTAGGCACCACGCTTGCCGCTTTCATCATAGAACAGGCCACCGGAAAGAGTTTCAGTGATTTCACCAAAGAATATATCCTTAAACCTTTACAAATGAATGATTCAGGCTGGAAATTTGAAGACATTAATTTCTCAAAGTTTTCCCGTCTTTATGAAAACCCTGAAACGGTTCTTCCCTATTATCATTCCATAACTTATCCGGATGGCGGACTGATAACCAGCATCAACGACCTGAGTAAATATTTATCCGAACTGATCAAAGGTTATAACGGCAATGGAACCATCCTGACTCCTGAAAGCTACAGAGAATATTTTAAACCCCAGCTTACTGCCAAAAACTTCACGGAAAGAAATGAGCAGAATCCTTACAGCGAATCTTACAATACCGGTATTTTTATAGGATATGGCTATACCGGATACATCGGGCATACCGGAGGCGATCCGGGTGTTATGTCTATCCTGTTTTTTGATCCTAAGAATAATCTGGGGCGCATCATGGTTTTTAACACCAATTTTTCGGATAAAAAAGGAAATGATGCTTTCTACGGAATATGGAATGTGCTTGAGAAATATCAAAGTAAACTCAGAAAGTAG
- a CDS encoding RrF2 family transcriptional regulator: protein MLSKKSQYAFKALSYLVEKRNDGPVLISEIAEHKKIPLKFLENILLELKKADILDSKKGKGGGYFVKGNPENVKLAKIIRLVNGPIAMLPCVSLNFYEKCEDCNEDHCGLHDVLIEVRDASLNILEKKTLMDLVD, encoded by the coding sequence ATGCTTTCAAAAAAATCCCAATATGCTTTTAAAGCGCTTTCATACCTTGTAGAGAAAAGGAATGACGGCCCGGTCCTTATTTCTGAAATTGCGGAACATAAGAAGATCCCTTTGAAGTTTTTAGAAAATATCCTGCTGGAATTGAAAAAAGCAGATATCCTCGACAGTAAAAAAGGAAAAGGAGGCGGATATTTTGTAAAAGGAAATCCTGAAAATGTAAAGCTTGCCAAAATTATCCGTTTGGTGAATGGTCCCATTGCCATGCTTCCATGCGTAAGTTTAAATTTCTATGAAAAATGTGAAGACTGCAACGAAGATCACTGCGGACTGCACGATGTACTCATAGAAGTTCGGGATGCTTCCCTCAATATTCTTGAGAAAAAAACTTTAATGGATCTGGTTGACTAA
- a CDS encoding TonB-dependent receptor plug domain-containing protein, giving the protein MKKKVLSILSLSAVLWINAQEKDSLNQKKIEEVVVTGQYTQQSINKSIYKVEVINAEQIKNMAVTNVAEVLNQNLNILIQPNRSSGDSNASIMGLSGEYTKVLIDNIPVVSDQGMGNLVDLTKLNVNNIERIEIVKGSMGVEYGNNAVAGVINIITKKSYSKTFNALLSLQEETVGKDYDWFKKGNGRHVQSLNLGYKISENWSITADVNHNDFQGYKGKYQGYKFFDPDNALRGYEWQPKDQLVTNAAVRYAKNNTSLFYKVNFLTETVNFYNPLVNVDILGEGNRTYVANDKDYFTKRWIHQFNIQTKIGSRINYTGDFSYQSQERKLQDYKYDVPNRTEKSREDKRTYYKSEVLYSRGMLSNFLDSKKINFQLGYELDRTKGFASSAIGNFGTTGKEDINRTIFNYANFLSAEWIVTDRFSLRPGARLALSDKFDSQFNYSLTAKYNFSEQSDIRGVFGSANRFPTYDELFTFVVDNNHDIRGNENLKPETGYSIGLFWDYNLKNSNDWKFNFSASGMYLNVKDRIESVIISNSPLKYTYLNIDNYKSLLFGGSVNIRKDNLSINAGVSALGISQVLNTGNITSPDDFNFYVEANLAANYTLPRTKTLFALYYKYSGESRQYVHIGNAQDPLDPGKYVLGEIGDFNMMNFTVSQPFFNSHLELALGIKNIFDVSTIRNTTIAGDGHNAGASNQNLFYGRSYFARLNYNF; this is encoded by the coding sequence ATGAAGAAGAAGGTACTTTCAATACTGTCATTGTCCGCTGTTTTGTGGATCAATGCGCAGGAAAAAGATTCTCTTAATCAGAAGAAAATAGAAGAGGTTGTTGTTACGGGACAATACACCCAGCAGTCTATTAATAAATCCATTTATAAAGTAGAGGTTATTAATGCAGAGCAGATCAAAAATATGGCGGTTACGAATGTCGCAGAGGTTCTTAATCAAAATCTTAATATCCTGATACAGCCCAACAGAAGCAGCGGAGATTCCAACGCCAGTATTATGGGATTAAGCGGGGAATATACCAAAGTTCTTATTGATAATATCCCAGTGGTGAGCGATCAGGGAATGGGAAATCTTGTGGATCTTACCAAGCTTAATGTTAATAATATAGAACGTATTGAAATTGTAAAAGGTTCGATGGGTGTAGAATACGGAAATAATGCTGTAGCAGGTGTTATCAACATTATTACTAAGAAAAGCTATTCTAAAACGTTTAATGCCTTGCTTTCGTTGCAGGAAGAAACAGTAGGTAAAGATTATGACTGGTTTAAAAAAGGTAACGGACGCCATGTTCAGTCTTTAAATTTAGGGTATAAAATATCTGAAAACTGGTCAATCACTGCAGATGTCAATCATAATGATTTTCAGGGATATAAAGGGAAATATCAGGGGTATAAATTCTTTGATCCCGATAATGCACTCAGAGGTTACGAATGGCAGCCGAAAGATCAGCTGGTTACCAATGCTGCGGTTCGGTACGCAAAAAACAATACCTCCCTGTTTTATAAAGTCAATTTCCTTACAGAAACCGTTAACTTCTATAATCCCCTTGTGAATGTAGATATATTGGGGGAAGGTAACAGAACTTACGTAGCAAATGATAAGGATTATTTTACTAAAAGATGGATTCATCAGTTCAATATTCAGACAAAAATAGGATCAAGAATAAACTATACAGGAGATTTTTCATACCAGAGCCAGGAGAGAAAGCTCCAGGATTATAAATATGACGTTCCGAACAGAACTGAAAAATCAAGGGAAGATAAAAGAACATACTATAAATCTGAGGTTCTATATTCAAGAGGAATGCTCAGCAATTTCCTTGACAGTAAAAAGATTAATTTCCAGTTGGGCTACGAATTAGACAGAACAAAAGGTTTTGCAAGCAGTGCTATCGGAAATTTCGGAACTACAGGAAAAGAAGATATTAACAGAACCATTTTCAATTATGCCAATTTCCTGTCCGCCGAATGGATAGTAACGGATAGATTTTCCCTGCGTCCGGGAGCAAGGCTGGCATTAAGTGATAAATTCGATTCACAGTTTAATTATTCATTAACAGCAAAATATAATTTCTCAGAACAATCGGACATCCGCGGAGTTTTCGGATCTGCCAACAGATTTCCGACTTATGATGAGCTGTTTACCTTTGTAGTAGACAATAACCACGACATCAGGGGAAATGAGAACCTTAAACCTGAAACCGGTTATTCCATCGGGTTATTCTGGGATTATAACCTTAAAAATTCCAATGACTGGAAATTCAATTTCAGCGCTTCGGGAATGTACCTGAATGTGAAAGACAGAATTGAAAGCGTAATTATCAGCAACAGCCCTCTGAAATATACCTACCTTAATATTGATAACTATAAATCATTACTGTTTGGAGGAAGTGTAAATATAAGAAAAGATAACCTGAGCATCAATGCAGGAGTTTCTGCACTAGGGATTTCACAGGTTTTAAATACCGGGAACATCACTTCACCCGATGATTTTAACTTTTATGTGGAAGCTAATTTAGCAGCCAATTATACCCTACCAAGAACCAAAACACTTTTTGCCCTTTATTATAAATACTCAGGCGAAAGCAGGCAGTATGTTCATATAGGAAATGCCCAGGACCCGCTGGATCCGGGAAAATATGTTCTGGGAGAAATCGGGGATTTTAATATGATGAATTTCACCGTTTCTCAGCCATTCTTTAACAGTCACCTCGAACTGGCCTTGGGAATAAAAAATATTTTTGATGTTTCTACCATCAGAAATACAACCATTGCAGGAGACGGCCACAATGCAGGAGCAAGCAATCAGAATCTTTTTTACGGCAGAAGTTATTTTGCCCGCTTAAACTATAATTTCTAA
- a CDS encoding HmuY family protein, whose translation MKKIIFCLLFGASFVFQSCLSDNEDPVAVAPVQGAIGNPNVGGATEPNQVWIDLSEIDPTTKGPVQTFTKRTDWDLAFYSGSEFKVVINSSIMMAAGKIPNVTTLDQVTDASVASMKYDVQVANFNPANEVYVDDVKGNFPSGYTAISEIKAGDSGNAIYLVNMGREIFAGTVAPGSVATGGDSRGWKKVQIVRSGDEYKVKSADLDGSNYYETTIAKNAAYNYSFLSLKNKRQVFIQPEKNKWDLCFTVFTNIITGAGSYIYADFVNNNNLGGVGAYEVMVTSGSGIDAYNNFKMADVVPSKFIYNDHRVIGGNWRNPVGTNGLEVYGDRFYVIKDAEGYYFKLKFTRFTDSQTGERGFPQFEYKPL comes from the coding sequence ATGAAAAAAATAATATTTTGTCTCTTATTCGGAGCTTCATTTGTTTTTCAGTCATGTCTCAGCGATAATGAAGATCCCGTAGCAGTAGCACCGGTTCAGGGAGCTATCGGAAATCCTAATGTAGGAGGGGCAACAGAACCCAATCAGGTCTGGATTGACCTGAGCGAGATTGATCCCACTACCAAAGGCCCTGTACAAACCTTTACAAAAAGAACAGACTGGGATCTCGCATTCTATTCGGGATCTGAGTTTAAAGTTGTTATAAATTCATCCATAATGATGGCGGCAGGCAAAATCCCTAATGTAACCACTCTGGATCAGGTTACGGATGCAAGTGTAGCTTCCATGAAATATGATGTTCAGGTTGCCAATTTCAACCCTGCCAATGAAGTATACGTTGATGATGTTAAAGGGAACTTCCCATCCGGATATACAGCCATTTCAGAAATCAAGGCCGGTGATTCCGGAAATGCCATCTATCTGGTTAATATGGGCAGGGAAATCTTTGCCGGTACTGTAGCTCCGGGATCTGTAGCGACAGGAGGCGACAGCAGAGGCTGGAAAAAAGTTCAGATTGTGAGATCAGGCGATGAATATAAAGTAAAATCAGCGGATCTTGACGGAAGTAATTATTACGAAACAACAATAGCTAAAAACGCAGCTTACAATTACAGCTTTCTCAGTTTAAAAAATAAAAGGCAGGTATTTATTCAGCCTGAAAAAAATAAATGGGATCTGTGCTTTACCGTATTTACCAACATTATTACCGGAGCCGGAAGCTATATTTATGCAGATTTCGTAAACAATAACAATCTGGGTGGCGTTGGTGCCTATGAAGTTATGGTGACTTCAGGTTCAGGAATTGATGCATACAACAATTTCAAAATGGCAGATGTAGTTCCGTCCAAATTCATTTATAATGATCACCGCGTTATCGGTGGGAACTGGAGAAACCCTGTAGGAACAAACGGACTTGAAGTGTACGGAGACCGTTTCTATGTCATTAAAGATGCCGAAGGATATTATTTTAAGCTGAAGTTCACAAGATTTACCGACAGCCAGACCGGAGAACGCGGTTTCCCTCAATTCGAATACAAACCTTTATAA